The Oncorhynchus gorbuscha isolate QuinsamMale2020 ecotype Even-year linkage group LG06, OgorEven_v1.0, whole genome shotgun sequence sequence CTAAGGGAATAGTTGAGGGGATCTATTTAACACCCTTAAACAATTATCTTAGATAAGGGACAATTATTCCTTAAGGTGGTCCCTTAAGGAAAACACTTAAGATGTTTTATGCAACCAGGCCCTGACAGTCTAGATGTTAGTTGCTCAGTAACAGAACAAAGAAAATAAAAACAATCTGCTGCCTAAAGTAAATGTACTGTGATTAAACCCCAGCATATTATGACATACACTGTatatttctctcccttctcccagaAACCATGGTGAGCAAGGAGAGCAGCAGGGTTGTGCTCTCCAACTCAGAGTCAGATTCAGAGACAGGCCCGTCACATAGCTTGGAGGCACAATACGGTCCTGACGGCAAACAGCAGGTGAAGAAGAGGAACAAAGCCTTACAAGTCCGCTTCAAGGATATCTGTGACGCCCAGAACGAGCAGCGGGCAGGGGGGCGAGGAGCAAGGTCCATTTCCTGTAAAGTGGCATACAGGAAGTACATGGCGATGCCTGCGCGGCGCTCCATCCCCAATGTGACTAAGAGCACGGGTGTTCAGACGTCACCAGACCTTACGAAACACTACCAGACTTTCCCCTTCGAGCGAAAGAAAGGACACACCATCAAACACACGGCCTTGGTGGAGGACTACAAGGGTCAAAACAATGGGTTTTTGAGTGACTTGAAAGGTCAGGACGAGGCAGTGAGTTTAGAGGAGTGCTCATCATCTCAGGATGCAGGGAAGCATGTGCGGCAGACGCAGGCACTGCTCCACCACAGGGACGACAGCAGTGGCACAGAGGATCTGTTATCCGGTGCCAACTGCGTAGACGGGCGTGCATGCCCggacccctctctcctcacaaagGACACAGAGTGCTTTGCAAATGACCCAACTCCCATGGGAGAGCCGGAGAACCAGGCTTCTGGCGTGAGGACCAAACACAAAGTATTATCCAAAGTGGACACGACGGGTGCCAACCCTTCCGCCAAACGGCAGTTGGCAAACTGCGAGGAACTCTTACAGGACACAAGATTAAAGGTCACAAGTCCTGTTGCCTGGAACTCCTTGACGCAAGTGGAAAGTCTAGGCCTAGGGAGTCCGTCGGTGCACCACAAACGCAAGAAGGCCATGCAGCCCAATGGACAACAGTCTCAGACACTGCCCCACCCCCACAGTGCTGGCTGCTCTGTGGTCAAGGTAAAGGCACATCAGTACCAATCAGGGACTTTACCAGCCCCAAGGAAAACACAGTCGGGCCTGGAGTATCAGGCTTGTCCTCCAGAACGGCAGGGTGCCTGTCAGCAGATAGTGCCCTTACCTGGGAATGGGGATATTAAGGGAAAGCTCCAGGCCATGGAAAACCTCATCAGCTCCAGTCAGGAGACCATCAAGGTGTTACTGGGGGTCATCCAAGAGCTGGAGAAGGGCGAGGCTCAAAGAGAAGGGTGAGTTGAACCATCCACCATGCATCAAATGTGCCCAAATTCCTCAAGGTGGGAGTTTGACTCTAGTTCTTACTTCATAGGAGGGTGGtttgaaaataaaatatatagatTTTTAAAGATTCATTTTGCGGAATTGCCTTCTTGAACATATTAACTTTCATGTGCCTCGATTACAAACTAGTATGTGATCTGTAAATATggataaaacatttaaattacgagcctagtttaGCCAAggagaaagcactgagctataTAGGGAGAAAGACAGGATCCTTCATGGtcagccatgattggctgagataatggagggACTGAAGATGCCAAGAGATGAGTCCTGATTGGTCTGTCATGTCATAGGCGTCTGTCTATAACAGAATGGGGGCTTACATGGTAAGTTTATAGATAATCTTGGCTATCACAGATTTTTGgaaagatatacagttgaagtcggaagtttacatacaccttagccaaatacatttaaactcagtttttcacaattcctgatatttaatcagagtaaaaaatccctttcttaggtcagttgggatcaccactttatttttaagaatgtgaaatgtcagaataatagtagagagaatgatttatttcagctttcatttctttcatcacattcccagtgggtcagaagtttacataccctcaattagtatttggtagcatttcctttaattaaattgtttaatttggggcaacgtttcaggtagccttccacttGCTTCCGacaataacttgggtgaattttggcccattccttctgacaggactgatgtaactgagtcaggtttgtagtcctccctgctcgcacacactttttcagttctgccagcaatttctataggattgaagtcagggctttctaatggccactccaataccttgcctttgttgtccttaagccaacttgccacaactttgtaagtatgcttggggttattgtccacttggaaaacccatttgtgaccaagctttaacttcctgactgatgtcttgagatgttgctttaatatatccacatgatattcctacctcatgatgccttctattttgtgaagagcgccagtccctcctgcagcaaagcacccccaccacATGATGTTGCCATCCCCGTGATTGACGGTTGGAATGGTGATctttgacttgcaagcctccccctttgtccctccaaaaataacgatggtcattatggccaaacagttctatttttatttcatcagaccagaggacatttctccaaaaacgtatgatctttgtccccatgtgcagttgcaaaccgtagtctggcatttttatgctttggagcagtggcatcttctttgctgagcggcctttcaggttatgtagagataagactcgttttactgtgtatatagatacttttgtacctatttcctccataatcttcacaaggtcctttgttgttgttttggcaccaaagtacgttcatctctaggagacagaacacgtctccttcctgagtggtatgatggctgtgtggttccatggtgtttatacttgtgtactattgtttgtacagatgaacgtggtaccttcaggcatttggaaattgctctcaaacAGGATCCAGACTTGTGTTGGTCTACacttttttctgatgtcttggctgatttctttagattttcccatgatgtcaagcaaagaggcactgtgtttgaaggtaggccttgaaatacatccacaggtacaccttcaattgactaaAATGgagtcaattaacctatcagaagcttccaaagccattgcataattttctggaatttaccaagctgtttaaaggcacagtcatcttagtgtatgtaaacttctggcccactggaattgtgatacagtgaattgtaagtgaaataatctgtctgtaaacaattgttggaaaaactacttgtgtcatgcacaaagtagatgtcctaaccgacttgcaaaaactatagtttgttcacaagaaatttgtgaagtggttgaaaaacgagttttaataatgactgcaacctaagtgtatgtaaacttcagacttcaactgtagctatggAAAAATTGTTTCTACATCTCTCAACAACATTGCTGCCCTGATTTTAGCTGGTGCTATAGACAAAGCTCAGTTGTGAGAGATTACTTTCTGTAGTACAATTCCATGCTGACTCGTGTGTTTACATGTCAATTGTTGAAGAGATGGGTGGCGCTAAGAgagtgtgaacaatgctgaatggccGTATACAAGAAAGAGCTCTCTAGCCATTGTGATAATTGCAGCAAAACTTAAAAGGGCTTTTTCTCAAAGTGGGTATCcaagtttatcaactttaaaAGCTGCATTACTTTCCCATTACTTTCTCCAATTGCAGTGTATGCCAAACCATTTTGTACTTTTCAGGTTCAGACATTAACGGGGCCAGTAAAAACATGTTGGCAAATGGATCTCGTTGTGCCAGTAACTTTTCAGAGCATTTTCGCATTCCAGTTCAAAATTAACCTGCTCTGTTGCAGTCTACCATTGAAAACCATTAAAGACTACACACAGAAAAGTTATGCTATTGGTTTTTGAGGTATATGATTGGACACTCATTCAAGCACCACCATGTTCCCGCGAGTCACAACTTCTCGAGGGCTCGAGCTGTACGTGAGTTGACGCAAGCTGTCCAGAGCAAAAAGAAGCACCCATCAATCTACACGAAGAGCTTATTTATTTTAGTTATTTTAAAAAGTAAACTTTCAATAGTGAACAGACTGTACTAGCAATATGCTGGCTACTGTTGATAGTGTGCTAAAAGAAAGATACAAAAAGACACCTAGCATTCGTCTTGGCTAGGCTACTGTAGCCATGTTGATATCTGTTTTGACTTAAAGGGTCAGCATCCTATTTTCTTATGTAAAAAAAATCTCTAAATTACAGACACTAGTGTATGTTAGATACAATTAATTAAACAATGCAATTAAAAAAATAGAGTAATTGGGCTCCAATGTGTTTTAAAACTACACTATGACAATAATTACTCTACACCCGCAATAGCATTTGCTGAATATTTTTATGTAaccaatacaatttcatttgatgtCCCAAAAAGTCAAAATTCTGTCTGGGCCAGTAGATTTTTGGCCAACTGAGAAAAAAAGTAAACATTGGACCCTGGTTTTATAAACTGTAGAGAACAGTTTGTCAAAAAAATGCAATAATCCTAGGATCCTGTAACCAGTCACATATGGAATTGACATAACTGACATACTCAAGGGAGTacatacattgtgtgtgtgtggttcagtcATCACTGAGATTTGATGTTCTTGGTAGTCCTGCAGCCCTTCAAACTGCTGTGGTATGTGTAGGCTAAATTGAGCTTGTGAATACATACATCAAGGCTATCTCTGTCATCTCATTCCAATAGCAAGGAAGTAAGTGGTCTCTGATTGAACTGTAGATATCATTAAGTATATTTGCTCAGTTGTACAGAGGTACTAACAAGTGCATAAAGTTTATGTGCCAACTCCAAAAGGCCAAACCTCTTCATCATTAGACAGAAGGCAAAAGGCTGTCTGCTCTGCTCCATCACTACAATCCAGAGTGGCACAAAGCAAATTGCATTAAGCCTTCGCCACAGCCACCAGAGAACACGGTACCCCTGATGTCACTCCTTGAAGCCTAGTTTAAAAGGACCAATTATCAACGCATCATAAAGCACTGGCTTTCATCTCCTCTGAAGTATGGGCTCATATGGCCCTTTAGTATGTTTGACCACTATTATTAGAGCCTGCTTGTCACCACAAGGCCCCAGTATCTCAGCTCCCTGCCAAGCCATTCTAAAGCTGTCTGTCTTCAAAGTGATGGTCACAGATTTCCGGTGGAACGGAATAGTGTCTGAAAGCCAGTCTTATTCTCACTGGGATAAAGGCATTACAGTATGTGGATGGATTTCTCAGGTGAAAGCTCTGCTTCTAGAGCACACAGTGATGTGGAAGTCAGCGCTATAGGGACAGTGAGGATTTCTTATTTGCACAGTGAGGACGAGCAAATAACACCGGAGTGAGCCTGTGCCAGCAAACAGTGGCACAGCTTAGAGATGACTTATAGTGTCAGAGCTTAGAGAATTACTTTCCGACACAGTGTCCTCACATAAAGTCATCTGGCCTAACACAACATTGGTACATTGCTAGATTAACTGAAAATACAGTTCAGTGAATACAATTGTAGTTTAGATTTACAGTAGACGGTGTTGTGTTAGAAATGTGATGACCTTGATTATGATGGTAACACTCAAATATCTCAACAAAAAACCTCCCTTCTTTTTGTGTGACTCAAAGAGTTATTGTGTATTCAGGCGCTCAACTCCACATTCAAGAGCAACCTCTAAGGTGACATGGACAGATGAACTTGGTGACCTTGCATTCCCATCTGCAATTTTGATCCATCCAAGACAGATAAGGTCATCCTTATGACATGGTGAGCAGCAGAGTTCAACCCCTCTAGTTCTCATCCATTATCCCCCAGTGACAATAAGCAATTACATGTCCTGGTGGACCCAGTTGCCCCTTCTGCTTTCCAGATGACCCCTccctaccagtggaggctggtgggaggagctataggaggataggctcattgtaatggttggaatggaataaatggaatggcatctaacacatcacacatatggaaaccacatgtttgactccttTCCTTTCATTCCATTCAAGCCATTAcaacgagcctgtcctcctatagctcctcccaccagcctccactgttccCTACACATCATGAATGAGAAATCCCAACACTGCCACCAACGTATGTTACATCCCAACGTATGTGACATGAAGGACGGGACTGTTGACACTGTGCGACTACTAGAGAGATGTATATAGATGCCATCAAATATCCATGCATGCTCAGTTCACACTTGTGTCTGATTACTGTAAGTATGCCTCAGGAGCAGAATGTACATACAATTGTGCCGAAGATGGAGGAAGCATAGCAATCTAAGtaatgacaagacaatacagGGCGGAGACTGGGCTTTAGGGCTCTTTGGAATGCCATAAAGAAGACAGACAGCCTTTGTCATGTTGATTGTCTTTTGCCTCCCTAAATCTCATTCTCttctgaatacattcagttggatgGAGCACAGAGAGATCACATATATTGATTTTTCTTTAGTATTCATAAACATGGTTAATAATGCATTAGTTCTGTTAGAAAGTCTGGTGAAAACAATATTATGAAAACCACTTGTACACTGTGTCATAAGGATAGAGATGAGCATATTACATCTAGTGAGTATGTCTATTACCTGGCCAACCCAATCTCACAAAAGACTAGCATTATTAACACAAATCCATGTCAGTTTGGAAAGTAGATAAATGAAAATGAAATAAATGCATCATCCATTCTTTCACCTCTCCCCAGGCTTTCCTACCGAACGGGACAGGACACAGCCAACTGTGACACGTGTCGAAACAGTGCCTGCATCATTTATAGGTGAGTACTTGTTTACAGCTTGTTTACAGCTTGAAAGGTCACTTACACCTGCAATGGAACAACATGGCATGAGAGGTgcttatatgtactgtatgtgtgaggtgATATACTGTAATGTGGCAAACCAAGTGCTAAGAGTCAATTAAGTAGAATGTGTTTTCTGGTAatgagtagaatagaatagttcAGAGGATATCATTATTATCACTGCATGGTGTTAATGGTATTACATGAAGTATTAATGGGCGTAGCTCGATTGTGAAACAATAGTGACAATTGACAGAATATTCTGTCAGAGGGAGATCAATTTATTGAGCACCATCCACGTGAATCTGAGGTGGAAATAGATACCAGGAAATGGTGTGACTGAGATCAATGATAAGTTCACTGAAGGAGAAGAGAACACTCCTATCTGGGTCAGATCAATTCTGAAAATAAACTATTGATATCCTATTACAATTATGTATAGACATCCTCAACTCTTATTTCAGAATCTGGTGAGCATTTGAATAGAGGAATGTAGTGAATGTAGAAAGGAATTAACACATACACCGAATTAGAAGCAGCAAATTGAGTTTAATTTCTAGATGCAGGTTCTGCCCATATAACATTGTCATGGTTGAAGaaaagaaaataaagaaagaaaactaTAGATGTTCTGACTTCTCCACTCGTCTGAGAGATCTAAATGATCCTCGGGCAGGTTGCAGATGTGTTCACACTGTGACTCCATTTTTCCCAAGAGTCTAATTCCTTCACTTTGCCTTCAGAGACAAGACTAAAAACATCCATCTCAGAGATCGACTCCAATTTAAACAATATACAATATTACAGAATATACGGAAGCATGCCATCTGAATCATGGTACTGAGCCTTCAAAGTTTGTCACCATCAAGATGTTAGTTGTTTTTGTACCTTAGTGTGCCAGCAAGCACCTTCCATTCAGCAAGCTGCTTCTTCAGCTGTACGGCTTGTTCCAGCCTTACAGGCTGGGAAAGACTCACAGGGGCAAACATAAGATAGCAGGGTTTGTGATGTCACAAATAAACACCGTAACAGAGACTGCTATAGCAGAGATCTAAATTTAAAAAGTGAACAAATTTCAACAAATACATTCATGTCCATTTTTTGCACTCATTATCGTCATCTTAGTAAACGACTCATGCTTTAAGTACATACACTATATCCATGAAAAAACagcatgcatttaaaaaaaaactttggcTAAGGGAACTTCTAAATAATTTGATCAGGTATAGACTCTAGTCTAGTCCCCAATTTTACTAGAGTTGATATTAGATGTTAGATAAGGCCTCTAAATGCTAACAGAGTGACCTGAACATTGACTGGTTATCATCTAGTTGTtctctcaagaggaagcttcttacCGTGACTAATGGCTGGAACATGACCCAAGTTATCACGCAACCAACTTGAATGTATATCAATAGTAATGGATCTGTGATATCCACTTatagttgaaatcggaagttcaCATAGACtcaagttggagtcattaaaactcgtttttcaacaactccacatatttcttgttaacaaacatctactttgtgcatgacacaagtagtttttccaacaattgtttacagacagattatttactgtatcacaataacagtgggtcagaagtttacatacactaagttatctgtgcctgtaaacagcttttaaaaatccagaaaatgatgtcatggctttagaagcttctgataggctaatttgcataatttgagtcaattggaggtgcacctgtggatgtatttcaaggcctaccttcaatctcagtgcctctttgcttaacatcatgggaaaatctaaagaaatcagccaagacctcagaaaatagaTTGTAGACCtccccaagtctggttcatccttgggaacaagtTGCTGaatgtaccacattcatctgtacaaacactaGTACACAAGGAAACacatcatgggaccacacagccgtcataccgctcaggaaggagacgcgttctgtctcctagagatgaacatactttctttggtgtgaaaagtgcaaatcaatcccagaacaaccgcaaagtaccttgtgaagatgctagaggaaacaggtacaaaagtatctatatccacagtaaaaactagtcctatattgacataacctgaaaggccgctcagcaaggaagaagtcactgctccaaaactgccataaaaaaggcagactgcggtttgcaactacacatggggacaaagatcgtactttttggagaaatgtcctctgatctgatgaaacaaaaatagaactgcttggccataatgaccatcgttatgtttggaggaaaaagggggaggcttgcaagccaaagaacgccattcaaccatgaagcacgggggtggcagcatcatgttgtgggtgtgctttgctgcaggagggactggtgcacttcacaaaatagatggcttcatgaggtaggaaaatgatgtggatatattgaagcaatatctcaagacatcagtcaggaa is a genomic window containing:
- the LOC124038266 gene encoding inhibitory synaptic factor 2A-like, with the protein product MVSKESSRVVLSNSESDSETGPSHSLEAQYGPDGKQQVKKRNKALQVRFKDICDAQNEQRAGGRGARSISCKVAYRKYMAMPARRSIPNVTKSTGVQTSPDLTKHYQTFPFERKKGHTIKHTALVEDYKGQNNGFLSDLKGQDEAVSLEECSSSQDAGKHVRQTQALLHHRDDSSGTEDLLSGANCVDGRACPDPSLLTKDTECFANDPTPMGEPENQASGVRTKHKVLSKVDTTGANPSAKRQLANCEELLQDTRLKVTSPVAWNSLTQVESLGLGSPSVHHKRKKAMQPNGQQSQTLPHPHSAGCSVVKVKAHQYQSGTLPAPRKTQSGLEYQACPPERQGACQQIVPLPGNGDIKGKLQAMENLISSSQETIKVLLGVIQELEKGEAQREGLSYRTGQDTANCDTCRNSACIIYSVELDFKQQEDKLQPLIKRLCPLDNSQYPALPYPHEVFTSTPKRKSKTESKKHGRWKLWFL